The Hypomesus transpacificus isolate Combined female chromosome 2, fHypTra1, whole genome shotgun sequence genome window below encodes:
- the LOC124471989 gene encoding transmembrane protein 158, which translates to MFNRAQSVHPQLSSPATTDDRRLFTRALVTDVYRWKRLIRRFSYSTEHHASRRDAPYAMLNQSRTLLLALTTVAGLLQRCRGWSDEDILLPPINSTNRFLANLEVDVRYLKRSVEESESSSGSSLQPVPQCNVSVHRLLPTSLVVRWDSSFGFQCDVFVYTTNNHGRAFFTAAFNRAISPVFIEHLGVTGGQQELRLCVGCGLSRYRRFGQARSRGGQQTGDPITFCCIDFSLDELKGDTSWRLNRKPIESTLVACFMTLVIIVWSVAALIWPVPIIAGFLPNGMEQRRPR; encoded by the coding sequence ATGTTTAACCGTGCGCAATCGGTACATCCTCAACTTTCCTCTCCGGCAACGACAGACGATCGACGCTTGTTTACTCGCGCGCTGGTGACAGACGTTTACCGTTGGAAACGCCTCATCCGTCGCTTTTCATACTCCACGGAACATCATGCGAGCAGGAGAGACGCACCCTATGCCATGCTGAACCAATCTCGGACTCTTCTGTTGGCGCTGACCACTGTAGCGGGTCTCCTCCAGCGCTGCCGCGGCTGGAGCGACGAAGACATCCTTCTGCCGCCCATCAACTCCACCAACAGATTCCTGGCCAACTTGGAAGTGGACGTGCGGTACTTGAAGAGATCGGTGGAGGAGAGCGAATCCTCATCGGGATCGTCGCTGCAGCCAGTGCCACAGTGCAATGTCAGCGTGCACAGACTTTTACCGACCTCGCTGGTCGTTCGGTGGGACAGCAGTTTCGGTTTTCAATGCGACGTGTTTGTCTACACCACGAACAACCATGGCAGAGCATTTTTCACTGCTGCTTTCAACAGGGCAATATCGCCGGTTTTCATCGAACACCTCGGCGTCACCGGCGGGCAACAGGAACTGAGGCTGTGCGTTGGATGCGGTCTCTCGCGGTACAGGCGATTCGGTCAAGCCAGGTCGAGGGGGGGGCAGCAAACGGGGGACCCTATTACTTTCTGCTGCATAGACTTCAGCCTGGACGAGCTGAAGGGCGACACAAGTTGGAGGCTTAACCGTAAACCCATCGAGTCCACTCTCGTGGCTTGTTTCATGACTTTGGTCATCATCGTGTGGAGTGTTGCTGCTCTCATTTGGCCGGTGCCTATCATAGCAGGATTTCTGCCTAACGGGATGGAACAGAGACGACCTAGATAA
- the cdcp1a gene encoding CUB domain-containing protein 1a, which produces MNTLDEVRLAKKQSSRAMYRGDGRGSAGGWRDRGQQRSSSCKYQGTTFNISRRELTGSKCAVCSGGGLRKSCSSSVVLRGLEATPVEISCLALRSSSPSESVQTKVSLCAFSSCREEVRQTDLGSRPLQGFARTFSWTLRASGPGAFSWTLRASGPGDFSWTLRASGPGAFSWTLRASGPGAFSWTLRASGPGAFLLDFSPTGLTQIQPAQACPDQHTYSLQAFQSTGAVVLGAYCGGGSVSGVQLPRLGQLSLEIPGRGALKPDVLPVVVGEDVKSLAVVTVTAPGGTSSTELFSPNYPDGFPDDDLMEWRLAAQPRYSSSITFLGVSGRRCLKKEAGVGYQRSGSGVLGLGLDDPQPTRLPGSFSLTLRNCEVDLKHPGLSLHLLVSTTRGSPPGGTVGGPANCIRVAVSPLAPPLVAPLPTRSCSSMQRCAGLTSCRRPQLCQQRRSAHLPVLPPSPPPAHSQQAHRMQRSERLSSCAVEDPPMPSCLPATLNLITWLVRRPRHAPVELLPGGGLTQIHPGDHHQCHGNVTLTVAEGDGTPIGHFCPQGGVGKVQVHANVTITATALEGRDLRLTSDPVINISFSQRISGNNLLYQCLQESQYTVQIIPSAQAGKEYTLIKLTLVNDTLMGINAFSLYLYWKYFKCTDFCVCVCAGCVCVWGVCVCLGCVCECVYSSDKLVVTILGVVGALLVVRVTGLAVMFLLRRKKKKQLPPRVSIYNPNGTSFLPGLHGNPKLHL; this is translated from the exons atgaacacattagaTGAAGTCAGACTGGCGAAGAAACAGTCATCCAGGGCAATGTAcagaggagatgggagaggcagcgctgggggatggagggatcgAGGACAACAGAGGAGCAGTTCATGCAAAT ACCAGGGCACGACCTTCAACATCAGCAGGAGGGAGCTCACGGGGTCAAAGTGCGCGGTGTGCTCCGGTGGAGGTCTCCGGAAGTCgtgctcttcttctgtggtgctgAGGGGCCTGGAGGCCACGCCCGTGGAGATCAGCTGCCTAGCCCTGAGGAGCTCTTCACCGTCAGAGTCAGTACAGACAAAAGTATCAT tgTGTGCCTTCAGCTCCTGCAGGGaggaggtcagacagacagatttagGCAGCAGGCCTCTGCAGGGCTTCGCCCGGACCTTCTCCTGGACGCTGAGGGCTTCCGGTCCTGGGGCCTTCTCCTGGACGCTGAGGGCTTCCGGTCCTGGGGACTTCTCCTGGACGCTGAGGGCTTCCGGACCCGGGGCCTTCTCCTGGACGCTGAGGGCCTCCGGACCCGGGGCCTTCTCCTGGACGCTGAGGGCTTCTGGACCCGGGGCCTTCCTCCTGGACTTCTCCCCCACAGGACTGACCCAGATCCAGCCTGCGCAGGCCTGTCCCGACCAGCACACCTACTCCCTCCAGGCCTTCCAGAGCACGGGGGCGGTGGTTCTGGGAGCTTACTGTGGAGGAGGCTCCGTGAGCGGGGTGCAGCTCCCGCGTCTGGGCCAGCTGTCCCTGGAGATCCCAGGCAGGGGGGCGCTGAAGCCAGACGTTTTACCCGTGGTTGTCGGAGAGGACGTCAAAT CCCTCGCCGTCGTCACGGTAACCGCTCCCGGAGGGACCTCGTCCACGGAGCTGTTCTCCCCAAATTACCCTGACGGTTTCCCTGACGACGACCTGATGGAGTGGCGATTGGCGGCCCAGCCCAGATACAGCAGCTCCATCACCTTCCTGGGTGTCTCAGGGCGGCGCTGCCTGAAGAAAGAGGCCGGGGTGGGGTACCAACGGAGCGGCTCAGGggtcctgggcctgggcctggacgACCCCCAGCCCACCAGGCTACCAGGCTCCTTCTCCCTGACCCTGAGGAACTGTGAAGTGGACCTGAAGCATCCTGGACTCTCCCTGCACCTCCTGGTGtccaccaccagggggagccCTCCAG GGGGGACAGTGGGGGGGCCCGCCAATTGTATCAGGGTGGCCGtgtcccccctggccccccccctGGTGGCACCACTGCCCACTcgctcctgctcctccatgcaGCGCTGTGCAGG TCTGACCTCCTGCAGGAGGCCACAGCTCTGTCAGCAGCGTCGCTCTGCTCACCTTCCagtcctgcctccctcaccaccTCCTGCTCACAGCCAGCAAGCTCACAG AATGCAGCGTTCTGAAAGACTGTCCAGCTGTGCCGTTGAAGACCCCCCCATGCCCTCGTGCCTCCCCGCCACCCTGAACCTCATCACCTGGCTGGTCCGCCGCCCCCGGCACGCCCCGGTGGAGCTGCTCCCTGGTGGAGGGCTGACGCAAATACACCCTGGAGACCACCATCAATGCCATGGCAACGTCACGCTCACAGTTGCCGAGGGCGATGGGACCCCCATAGGCCACTTCTGCCCCCAGGGGGGGGTCGGTAAGGTGCAGGTGCATGCCAACGTGACCATCACAGCCACTGCCCTCGAGGGGAGGGACTTacgtctgacctctgaccccgtgATCAACATCAGCTTCAGCCAGAGGATCTCTGGTAACAACCTTCTTTATCAATGTTTACAAGAGTCACAGTATACAGTCCAGATAATACCTTCAGCACAAGCAGGAAAAGAGTACACTTTAATCAAGTTAACATTAGTAAATGATACCTTGATGGGaataaatgcattttcattataTTTATATTGGAAGTACTTCAAATGTACAGATTTT tgcgtgtgtgtctgtgcggggtgtgtgtgtgtttggggtgtgtgtgtgtgtttggggtgtgtgtgtgaatgtgtgtactcCTCAGACAAGCTCGTGGTGACCATCCTGGGCGTGGTGGGGGCTCTGCTGGTTGTCAGGGTGACCGGTCTGGCTGTGATGTTCTTGTTGAGAAG gaagaagaagaagcagctTCCTCCTCGGGTGTCCATCTACAACCCCAATGGAACCAGCTTCCTGCCTGGTCTCCACGGCAACCCCAAACTCCACCTTtga